Proteins encoded within one genomic window of Nomia melanderi isolate GNS246 chromosome 8, iyNomMela1, whole genome shotgun sequence:
- the LOC116423962 gene encoding WD repeat-containing protein 20 isoform X2, protein MAVQLDGGGKEDLKTQFVTREGTYKLMTLSEYSRPNRVGYTNSQGSASVRVSFVTLPDPADPTGTQGLGDRMCFNFGKELYVYVYRGVKKAVDLNKPLDKKLYKGTNPTCHNFNQTTATADSAPLLVGFSTGQIQLIDPIKKELNKLYNEDRLIDKSKVTCIKWVPGSNNLFLVSHSSGQLYLYNEELLCGTTAPHYQSFKSGDGYAIYTCKTKSTRNPLYRWVIGAEGCCINEFAFSPCGSNLAVVSQDGFLRVFQYNTMELVGSARSYFGGFLCVCWSPDGRYVVVGGEDDLVTIWSFHEKRVVARGQGHHSWVSVVAFDPYTTSYGDHDPDFSGSDDETLPHNNHNHFREKSNRLSTTSQGVHSNRNSCGSELRVSGGTCYRLGSVSQDTQLCLWDITEDVLRQPMCAKQRPSVAGSGTLSTSGAINSGNGSTANHQLNNSKHNNLNNVNYKENVSGNNESSNNSTSTNTTVSTVNSLTQRLAGLGFGERKGDNHKRNFSLTMRGSGASNSTIMQNSGGDKATTNSNTSSNMNSVSGSLVGANKKVSSVMDDSMRLIGTARCPRFDECPVLEPLVCKKLAHERLTELVFREDCFVTACQDGYVYTWARPGHMPGVGQVGNALHVVSPVEGGGTIV, encoded by the exons ATGGCTGTGCAGCTGGATGGAGGAGGGAAGGAGGACTTGAAAACACAGTTTGTCACGCGGGAAGGAACATACAAGCTAATGACTTTGTCGGAGTATTCGAGGCCAAACAGGGTCGGCTATACGAACAGTCAAGGAAGTGCATCCGTTAGGGTGTCTTTCGTAACTTTACCGGACCCAGCGGACCCCACGGGTACGCAAGGTCTCGGCGACCGAATGTGTTTCAACTTTGGCAAGGAGCTCTATGTTTACGTATACCGGGGCGTTAAAAAG GCTGTGGATTTGAATAAGCCATtggataaaaaattatataaaggaaCTAATCCAACTTGCCACAATTTTAACCAAACAACAGCAACTGCAGATAGTGCACCATTATTAGTTGGTTTCTCTACGGGACAAATTCAATTGATAGATCCAATAAAAAAGGAGTTGAACAAATTATACAATGAAGAT AGATTGATAGATAAGAGCAAAGTAACATGTATAAAATGGGTTCCTGGCTCCAATAACCTCTTCTTAGTATCGCATAGTTCTGGACAACTATATTTATACAATGAAGAACTCTTGTGCGGTACAACAGCTCCTCATTATCAATCCTTCAAATCAGGAGATGGTTATGCCATATATACTTGCAAGACAAAGTCTACAAGGAACCCATTGTATCGATGGGTCATAGGTGCAGAAGGATGTTGCATAAATGAATTTGCCTTTAGTCCGTGTGGCTCCAATCTAGCTGTAGTTTCCCAAGACGGATTTCTACGTGTATTCCAATATAACACAATGGAATTAGTGGGTTCAGCTAGAAGTTATTTTGGTGGGTTCCTGTGTGTATGTTGGTCACCGGATGGAAGATATGTTGTTGTTGGAGGTGAAGATGATCTTGTGACAATTTGGAGCTTTCATGAGAAAAGAGTGGTAGCACGAGGTCAGGGTCATCATAGCTGGGTAAGCGTAGTAGCTTTTGATCCCTACACTACATCTTATGGAGATCATGATCCTGACTTCAGTGGTTCAGATGATGAAACATTACCACACAATAATCATAATCACTTCCGTGAAAAATCTAATCGTCTGTCCACGACCTCACAAGGAGTTCATTCGAATAGAAACTCTTGTGGATCAGAGTTACGAGTGTCAGGTGGTACATGCTACAGGCTAGGTAGCGTGTCACAGGATACTCAACTGTGTTTGTGGGATATTACTGAAGATGTGTTGAGACAACCAATGTGCGCAAAGCAGAGGCCCTCTGTAGCAGGTTCCGGTACTCTTTCTACATCAGGAGCAATCAACAGCGGGAATGGTTCAACGGCGAATCATCAATTGAACAATTCTAAACACAACAATTTGAATAATgttaattacaaagaaaatgtGAGTGGTAATAATGAAAGTAGTAACAATAGCACAAGTACAAATACTACGGTGTCAACTGTAAATTCATTGACACAAAGGTTAGCAGGTCTTGGTTTTGGTGAACGTAAAGGTGATAATCATAAAAGAAACTTTAGCCTCACAATGAGAGGTAGTGGTGCATCTAATAGCACAATAATGCAAAATAGTGGTGGCGATAAAGCTACCACTAACTCAAATACAAGTAGTAATATGAACAGTGTCAGTGGAAGTTTAGTAGGTGCAAATAAAAAGGTTAGTTCTGTGATGGACGATTCAATGAGGTTAATAGGAACTGCCCGGTGCCCTAGGTTTGATGAGTGCCCAGTATTAGAACCACTGGTGTGCAAGAAGTTGGCGCATGAAAGATTGACTGAATTAGTGTTTAGGGAAGATTGCTTCGTAACAGCGTGTCAAGATGGATATGTCTACACATGGGCAAGGCCTGGTCACATG
- the LOC116423962 gene encoding WD repeat-containing protein 20 isoform X3: MAVQLDGGGKEDLKTQFVTREGTYKLMTLSEYSRPNRVGYTNSQGSASVRVSFVTLPDPADPTGTQGLGDRMCFNFGKELYVYVYRGVKKAVDLNKPLDKKLYKGTNPTCHNFNQTTATADSAPLLVGFSTGQIQLIDPIKKELNKLYNEDRLIDKSKVTCIKWVPGSNNLFLVSHSSGQLYLYNEELLCGTTAPHYQSFKSGDGYAIYTCKTKSTRNPLYRWVIGAEGCCINEFAFSPCGSNLAVVSQDGFLRVFQYNTMELVGSARSYFGGFLCVCWSPDGRYVVVGGEDDLVTIWSFHEKRVVARGQGHHSWVSVVAFDPYTTSYGDHDPDFSGSDDETLPHNNHNHFREKSNRLSTTSQGVHSNRNSCGSELRVSGGTCYRLGSVSQDTQLCLWDITEDVLRQPMCAKQRPSVAGSGTLSTSGAINSGNGSTANHQLNNSKHNNLNNVNYKENVSGNNESSNNSTSTNTTVSTVNSLTQRLAGLGFGERKGDNHKRNFSLTMRGSGASNSTIMQNSGGDKATTNSNTSSNMNSVSGSLVGANKKVSSVMDDSMRLIGTARCPRFDECPVLEPLVCKKLAHERLTELVFREDCFVTACQDGYVYTWARPGHM; encoded by the exons ATGGCTGTGCAGCTGGATGGAGGAGGGAAGGAGGACTTGAAAACACAGTTTGTCACGCGGGAAGGAACATACAAGCTAATGACTTTGTCGGAGTATTCGAGGCCAAACAGGGTCGGCTATACGAACAGTCAAGGAAGTGCATCCGTTAGGGTGTCTTTCGTAACTTTACCGGACCCAGCGGACCCCACGGGTACGCAAGGTCTCGGCGACCGAATGTGTTTCAACTTTGGCAAGGAGCTCTATGTTTACGTATACCGGGGCGTTAAAAAG GCTGTGGATTTGAATAAGCCATtggataaaaaattatataaaggaaCTAATCCAACTTGCCACAATTTTAACCAAACAACAGCAACTGCAGATAGTGCACCATTATTAGTTGGTTTCTCTACGGGACAAATTCAATTGATAGATCCAATAAAAAAGGAGTTGAACAAATTATACAATGAAGAT AGATTGATAGATAAGAGCAAAGTAACATGTATAAAATGGGTTCCTGGCTCCAATAACCTCTTCTTAGTATCGCATAGTTCTGGACAACTATATTTATACAATGAAGAACTCTTGTGCGGTACAACAGCTCCTCATTATCAATCCTTCAAATCAGGAGATGGTTATGCCATATATACTTGCAAGACAAAGTCTACAAGGAACCCATTGTATCGATGGGTCATAGGTGCAGAAGGATGTTGCATAAATGAATTTGCCTTTAGTCCGTGTGGCTCCAATCTAGCTGTAGTTTCCCAAGACGGATTTCTACGTGTATTCCAATATAACACAATGGAATTAGTGGGTTCAGCTAGAAGTTATTTTGGTGGGTTCCTGTGTGTATGTTGGTCACCGGATGGAAGATATGTTGTTGTTGGAGGTGAAGATGATCTTGTGACAATTTGGAGCTTTCATGAGAAAAGAGTGGTAGCACGAGGTCAGGGTCATCATAGCTGGGTAAGCGTAGTAGCTTTTGATCCCTACACTACATCTTATGGAGATCATGATCCTGACTTCAGTGGTTCAGATGATGAAACATTACCACACAATAATCATAATCACTTCCGTGAAAAATCTAATCGTCTGTCCACGACCTCACAAGGAGTTCATTCGAATAGAAACTCTTGTGGATCAGAGTTACGAGTGTCAGGTGGTACATGCTACAGGCTAGGTAGCGTGTCACAGGATACTCAACTGTGTTTGTGGGATATTACTGAAGATGTGTTGAGACAACCAATGTGCGCAAAGCAGAGGCCCTCTGTAGCAGGTTCCGGTACTCTTTCTACATCAGGAGCAATCAACAGCGGGAATGGTTCAACGGCGAATCATCAATTGAACAATTCTAAACACAACAATTTGAATAATgttaattacaaagaaaatgtGAGTGGTAATAATGAAAGTAGTAACAATAGCACAAGTACAAATACTACGGTGTCAACTGTAAATTCATTGACACAAAGGTTAGCAGGTCTTGGTTTTGGTGAACGTAAAGGTGATAATCATAAAAGAAACTTTAGCCTCACAATGAGAGGTAGTGGTGCATCTAATAGCACAATAATGCAAAATAGTGGTGGCGATAAAGCTACCACTAACTCAAATACAAGTAGTAATATGAACAGTGTCAGTGGAAGTTTAGTAGGTGCAAATAAAAAGGTTAGTTCTGTGATGGACGATTCAATGAGGTTAATAGGAACTGCCCGGTGCCCTAGGTTTGATGAGTGCCCAGTATTAGAACCACTGGTGTGCAAGAAGTTGGCGCATGAAAGATTGACTGAATTAGTGTTTAGGGAAGATTGCTTCGTAACAGCGTGTCAAGATGGATATGTCTACACATGGGCAAGGCCTGGTCACATG
- the LOC116423962 gene encoding WD repeat-containing protein 20 isoform X1, producing the protein MAVQLDGGGKEDLKTQFVTREGTYKLMTLSEYSRPNRVGYTNSQGSASVRVSFVTLPDPADPTGTQGLGDRMCFNFGKELYVYVYRGVKKAVDLNKPLDKKLYKGTNPTCHNFNQTTATADSAPLLVGFSTGQIQLIDPIKKELNKLYNEDRLIDKSKVTCIKWVPGSNNLFLVSHSSGQLYLYNEELLCGTTAPHYQSFKSGDGYAIYTCKTKSTRNPLYRWVIGAEGCCINEFAFSPCGSNLAVVSQDGFLRVFQYNTMELVGSARSYFGGFLCVCWSPDGRYVVVGGEDDLVTIWSFHEKRVVARGQGHHSWVSVVAFDPYTTSYGDHDPDFSGSDDETLPHNNHNHFREKSNRLSTTSQGVHSNRNSCGSELRVSGGTCYRLGSVSQDTQLCLWDITEDVLRQPMCAKQRPSVAGSGTLSTSGAINSGNGSTANHQLNNSKHNNLNNVNYKENVSGNNESSNNSTSTNTTVSTVNSLTQRLAGLGFGERKGDNHKRNFSLTMRGSGASNSTIMQNSGGDKATTNSNTSSNMNSVSGSLVGANKKVSSVMDDSMRLIGTARCPRFDECPVLEPLVCKKLAHERLTELVFREDCFVTACQDGYVYTWARPGHMVGSLTISSTLHRQHHHSNPYTNITSLRSNDL; encoded by the exons ATGGCTGTGCAGCTGGATGGAGGAGGGAAGGAGGACTTGAAAACACAGTTTGTCACGCGGGAAGGAACATACAAGCTAATGACTTTGTCGGAGTATTCGAGGCCAAACAGGGTCGGCTATACGAACAGTCAAGGAAGTGCATCCGTTAGGGTGTCTTTCGTAACTTTACCGGACCCAGCGGACCCCACGGGTACGCAAGGTCTCGGCGACCGAATGTGTTTCAACTTTGGCAAGGAGCTCTATGTTTACGTATACCGGGGCGTTAAAAAG GCTGTGGATTTGAATAAGCCATtggataaaaaattatataaaggaaCTAATCCAACTTGCCACAATTTTAACCAAACAACAGCAACTGCAGATAGTGCACCATTATTAGTTGGTTTCTCTACGGGACAAATTCAATTGATAGATCCAATAAAAAAGGAGTTGAACAAATTATACAATGAAGAT AGATTGATAGATAAGAGCAAAGTAACATGTATAAAATGGGTTCCTGGCTCCAATAACCTCTTCTTAGTATCGCATAGTTCTGGACAACTATATTTATACAATGAAGAACTCTTGTGCGGTACAACAGCTCCTCATTATCAATCCTTCAAATCAGGAGATGGTTATGCCATATATACTTGCAAGACAAAGTCTACAAGGAACCCATTGTATCGATGGGTCATAGGTGCAGAAGGATGTTGCATAAATGAATTTGCCTTTAGTCCGTGTGGCTCCAATCTAGCTGTAGTTTCCCAAGACGGATTTCTACGTGTATTCCAATATAACACAATGGAATTAGTGGGTTCAGCTAGAAGTTATTTTGGTGGGTTCCTGTGTGTATGTTGGTCACCGGATGGAAGATATGTTGTTGTTGGAGGTGAAGATGATCTTGTGACAATTTGGAGCTTTCATGAGAAAAGAGTGGTAGCACGAGGTCAGGGTCATCATAGCTGGGTAAGCGTAGTAGCTTTTGATCCCTACACTACATCTTATGGAGATCATGATCCTGACTTCAGTGGTTCAGATGATGAAACATTACCACACAATAATCATAATCACTTCCGTGAAAAATCTAATCGTCTGTCCACGACCTCACAAGGAGTTCATTCGAATAGAAACTCTTGTGGATCAGAGTTACGAGTGTCAGGTGGTACATGCTACAGGCTAGGTAGCGTGTCACAGGATACTCAACTGTGTTTGTGGGATATTACTGAAGATGTGTTGAGACAACCAATGTGCGCAAAGCAGAGGCCCTCTGTAGCAGGTTCCGGTACTCTTTCTACATCAGGAGCAATCAACAGCGGGAATGGTTCAACGGCGAATCATCAATTGAACAATTCTAAACACAACAATTTGAATAATgttaattacaaagaaaatgtGAGTGGTAATAATGAAAGTAGTAACAATAGCACAAGTACAAATACTACGGTGTCAACTGTAAATTCATTGACACAAAGGTTAGCAGGTCTTGGTTTTGGTGAACGTAAAGGTGATAATCATAAAAGAAACTTTAGCCTCACAATGAGAGGTAGTGGTGCATCTAATAGCACAATAATGCAAAATAGTGGTGGCGATAAAGCTACCACTAACTCAAATACAAGTAGTAATATGAACAGTGTCAGTGGAAGTTTAGTAGGTGCAAATAAAAAGGTTAGTTCTGTGATGGACGATTCAATGAGGTTAATAGGAACTGCCCGGTGCCCTAGGTTTGATGAGTGCCCAGTATTAGAACCACTGGTGTGCAAGAAGTTGGCGCATGAAAGATTGACTGAATTAGTGTTTAGGGAAGATTGCTTCGTAACAGCGTGTCAAGATGGATATGTCTACACATGGGCAAGGCCTGGTCACATGGTAGGTTCTCTCACCATCAGCAGCACTCTGCACAGGCAACACCATCATAGCAATCCTTACACCAATATTACTTCCTTGCGATCTAACGATCTATGA